The following coding sequences are from one Rhodobiaceae bacterium window:
- a CDS encoding GDSL-like Lipase/Acylhydrolase family protein, with amino-acid sequence MAQTLKFGAQKSNFIAGLLAIALSGCSAEPCDPSILADPALSAFYDRLYGLESGIGADKLRILHLGDSHIAGDRFSGSLQSRFAERFGDAGRGQLPPGSPFPYYRRQGINVEMSEGWTIFSSLSGSAVGPFGLSGYRAEAASDKEWMSFSVDQGVPLQDITLNLLQQPGGGSLSLLVDGEERASFQTNGAFSRLMQVSADVSHARHVLLRPFGDGPVAVLGWGGEGSGPGVVYEAHGIPGATARVMDAWDERIVGPELEEMQPDLILLGYGTNEGFDDALNADLYRVHLENQVRQLKTRVPGATILLLGAFDGARLPAWAELRPSQQAATRAALPCEPLALNERATYASLNENRDAVLGRWHAPPNLRAVRAVHRDVARSAGLAYWDGAAAMGGACAIHDYVFQEPPLAYGDHVHLTPAGADHLAANLWDRLIKPYEALVCRRRLAG; translated from the coding sequence TTGGCCCAGACTCTGAAATTTGGGGCTCAAAAATCAAATTTCATTGCGGGTCTTCTCGCGATAGCCCTTTCCGGCTGCTCTGCCGAGCCGTGTGATCCCTCGATCCTGGCCGACCCTGCGCTCAGTGCGTTCTATGACCGGCTCTACGGGCTTGAGAGTGGGATCGGAGCCGACAAGTTGCGGATCCTGCATCTAGGTGACAGCCATATTGCCGGTGACCGGTTTTCTGGATCTTTGCAAAGTCGATTTGCAGAGCGCTTTGGCGATGCGGGGCGTGGCCAGCTGCCGCCTGGATCACCCTTTCCCTACTACCGGCGTCAGGGCATTAATGTCGAGATGAGTGAGGGGTGGACGATCTTCTCCAGCCTTTCCGGATCGGCGGTTGGGCCGTTTGGCCTTAGCGGATACAGGGCAGAGGCAGCCTCTGACAAAGAGTGGATGAGCTTTTCTGTCGACCAAGGCGTTCCGCTGCAAGACATCACTCTCAACCTGCTGCAGCAGCCAGGAGGTGGATCACTCTCACTTCTGGTGGATGGCGAAGAGAGGGCGAGTTTCCAAACCAATGGCGCGTTCTCGCGTCTGATGCAGGTTTCAGCTGACGTAAGCCATGCTCGGCATGTTCTTCTTCGCCCCTTTGGTGATGGGCCGGTGGCGGTTCTCGGCTGGGGGGGTGAGGGGAGTGGTCCCGGTGTCGTATATGAAGCCCACGGCATTCCTGGCGCAACGGCCAGGGTGATGGACGCCTGGGATGAGCGTATCGTGGGCCCAGAACTAGAGGAGATGCAGCCAGACCTCATTCTGCTTGGCTACGGCACCAATGAGGGCTTTGATGATGCTTTAAACGCTGACCTTTACAGGGTCCATCTGGAAAACCAGGTTCGGCAGCTCAAAACACGGGTGCCGGGCGCCACAATCTTGTTGCTGGGGGCTTTTGACGGTGCGCGATTGCCTGCCTGGGCGGAATTGCGGCCCTCGCAGCAGGCAGCTACGCGGGCGGCTTTGCCTTGCGAGCCGCTGGCGCTTAACGAACGTGCGACCTATGCCAGCTTGAATGAAAACCGGGACGCCGTGTTGGGACGCTGGCACGCCCCACCAAACCTCCGCGCGGTCAGAGCGGTGCACCGTGATGTCGCCCGGTCGGCGGGCTTGGCCTACTGGGACGGTGCGGCGGCTATGGGCGGGGCGTGTGCTATTCACGACTATGTCTTCCAGGAGCCACCGCTGGCTTATGGGGACCATGTCCACCTCACCCCAGCCGGTGCGGACCATCTGGCGGCCAATTTGTGGGACAGATTGATCAAGCCTTACGAAGCGCTTGTCTGCCGTCGTCGCCTGGCAGGATAG
- the gltB gene encoding ferredoxin-dependent glutamate synthase 1: MAKRMKKNQTSTGSEALTDDERIKTVRPAGLPAAQGLYDPANEHDACGIGFVANIHNRKSHDMIANGLKILENLEHRGAVGADPKAGDGAGILIQMPDAFMRKAAKAEQIDLPEEGAYGVGFFFLPKDAAGRAKIEALIEDMIAAEGQTLLGWRDVPVDNSDLGYSVLPTEPFHRQVFVARGTETADQDAFERKLYVIRKRVELGVGAMGDDEAASFFYVPSFSSRTVNYKGMLLAAQVGEYYKDLQDKEMVSALALVHQRFSTNTFPTWSLAHPFRLICHNGEINTKRGNENWMFARQGSMASDILGDDLKKLYPVIPEGQSDTAAFDNALELLVAGGYSLSHAMMMLIPEAWAGNPLMGKDRRAFYEYHAALMEPWDGPAAVAFTDGRQIGATLDRNGLRPARYYVTDEGDVMMASEMGVLPPEESSVTQKWRLQPGKMLLIDLEEGRIIGDDELKTTLAASHPYQEWLDRGQLVLEDLPDPKNAVTPRVHAELLDCQQAFGYTQEDLSLLMAPMAETGQEAIGSMGTDTPIAALSGHSKPLYNYFQQLFAQVTNPPIDPIREETVMSLVSLIGPRPNLLELHSAGDQKRLEVRQPILTNGDLEKIRTIGDIPDNNFRAFTLDMTYPASEGAEGMEAALKELCAEAEKEVRAGDNIIILSDRKISADRIAIPALLATAAVHHHLIRKELRTAVGLVVETGEAREVHHFACLAGFGAEAVNPYLAFETLIDAKDRLSADLDATEITSRYIKAVNKGLLKVMSKMGISTYQSYCGAQIFDAVGLRTEFVKKYFTGTSTTIEGVGLAEVAEETVRRHRDAFGNVPVLEDALAVGGDYAYRVRGEEHVWTPDSIRDLQHAVRGDSKEDYRSFAKAVNVQNEHLFTIRGLFDIKKAEDDGRKPVPLDEVEDAKEIVKRFATGAMSFGSISREAHTTLAVAMNRIGGKSNTGEGGEETDRFTPMANGDSMRSAIKQVASGRFGVTAEYLANSDMIQIKMAQGAKPGEGGQLPGHKVDAVIAKVRHSTQGVGLISPPPHHDIYSIEDLAQLIFDLKNVNPAADISVKLVSEVGVGTVAAGVSKARADHVTISGYEGGTGASPLTSIKHAGSPWEIGLAETHQTLVMNHLRDRITVQADGGLRTGRDVVVGALLGADEFGFSTAPLIAAGCLMMRKCHLNTCPVGIATQDPVLRKRFVGAPEHVINYFFFVAEEVREMMAELGYRTFNEMVGQMQMLDKRRIVDHWKAKGLDFSRLFEKPTAAEGVGIYQTKTQDHNIDEILDRKLIELAQPAINDGKAVSIDLPIKNTDRTAGAMLGGEIAKIHGHKGLVDDLVHIKLKGTAGQSFGAWVTRGVTMELEGDGNDYVGKGLSGGRLIVYPPKEAQKIVPEESIIVGNTVLYGAVEGECYFRGVAGERFAVRNSGAIAVVEGAGDHCCEYMTGGVVVVLGETGRNFAAGMSGGIAYVLDEDGQFERRCNMAMVDLEPVLAEEEVNQDRHHQGGDLETHGRVDVMSDMTRFDGERLRQLIENHAHYTNSSRAQTILENWEDYLPKFRKVMPVEYRRALQELAAQRAEQPQLAVAGE; encoded by the coding sequence ATGGCAAAGCGTATGAAAAAGAACCAGACAAGCACAGGTTCAGAAGCACTGACGGACGACGAACGGATCAAAACCGTGCGCCCTGCAGGCCTTCCGGCTGCGCAAGGTCTTTATGACCCCGCGAACGAGCATGATGCATGCGGCATCGGCTTTGTGGCGAACATCCACAATCGCAAAAGCCACGACATGATTGCCAATGGGCTCAAAATTCTTGAGAACCTGGAGCATCGCGGCGCTGTGGGTGCAGACCCAAAGGCAGGCGACGGCGCGGGCATTCTCATTCAGATGCCCGATGCGTTCATGCGCAAAGCTGCGAAAGCTGAACAGATCGATCTTCCCGAAGAAGGTGCTTATGGCGTCGGCTTCTTCTTTCTGCCCAAGGATGCTGCGGGTCGCGCAAAGATCGAAGCCCTCATCGAAGATATGATCGCCGCGGAAGGTCAGACACTTCTCGGCTGGCGCGACGTGCCGGTGGACAATTCAGATCTTGGTTATTCCGTGCTGCCAACTGAGCCTTTCCATCGTCAGGTTTTTGTTGCCCGGGGCACTGAGACAGCCGACCAGGATGCATTCGAACGGAAACTCTATGTTATTCGCAAACGCGTCGAACTGGGCGTGGGCGCAATGGGCGATGACGAAGCCGCAAGCTTCTTCTACGTACCGTCGTTTTCGTCGCGGACGGTGAACTATAAAGGCATGCTGCTCGCCGCGCAGGTCGGGGAATATTACAAAGACCTGCAAGATAAAGAGATGGTCTCGGCCCTCGCCCTCGTCCATCAGCGCTTCTCAACAAACACCTTCCCTACATGGAGCCTCGCGCATCCATTCCGCCTGATCTGTCACAATGGCGAGATCAACACCAAGCGTGGGAATGAAAATTGGATGTTTGCGCGCCAGGGCTCAATGGCTTCTGACATCCTGGGCGATGATCTGAAAAAGCTCTATCCGGTGATCCCAGAAGGTCAGTCTGACACGGCAGCTTTTGACAATGCCCTCGAGCTTCTCGTGGCAGGCGGATACTCCCTCTCCCATGCAATGATGATGTTGATCCCGGAAGCCTGGGCAGGCAATCCCCTCATGGGCAAAGACCGCCGCGCATTTTACGAATACCACGCTGCACTGATGGAGCCGTGGGACGGTCCGGCTGCTGTCGCCTTTACGGATGGCCGCCAGATTGGCGCCACACTCGACCGGAATGGCCTCCGCCCGGCACGCTATTATGTCACCGACGAAGGTGACGTCATGATGGCATCCGAAATGGGCGTGCTTCCGCCTGAAGAAAGCAGTGTCACCCAAAAGTGGCGTCTGCAGCCTGGCAAGATGTTGCTGATCGACCTCGAAGAAGGTCGGATCATTGGCGATGATGAGCTGAAGACAACACTTGCGGCATCCCACCCCTATCAGGAGTGGTTGGATCGCGGTCAGCTGGTTCTCGAAGACCTGCCTGACCCAAAGAACGCTGTAACGCCGCGGGTGCACGCAGAACTGCTCGATTGCCAGCAGGCGTTCGGCTACACACAGGAAGACCTGAGTCTCCTGATGGCGCCAATGGCGGAAACCGGTCAGGAAGCCATCGGCTCCATGGGGACCGATACGCCCATCGCTGCGCTCTCAGGGCATTCAAAACCCCTCTACAACTACTTCCAGCAGCTTTTTGCTCAGGTGACCAACCCGCCAATCGACCCTATTCGGGAAGAAACGGTCATGTCCCTCGTCTCCCTTATTGGTCCGCGGCCGAACCTGCTTGAATTGCATTCTGCTGGCGATCAGAAGCGCCTCGAAGTGCGCCAGCCGATCCTCACGAATGGCGATCTGGAGAAAATCCGTACCATCGGAGATATCCCGGACAATAATTTCCGTGCGTTCACGCTCGACATGACCTATCCCGCCTCTGAAGGCGCGGAAGGAATGGAAGCTGCTCTGAAAGAACTCTGCGCAGAAGCAGAAAAGGAAGTTCGCGCAGGCGACAACATCATCATCCTGTCTGATCGCAAGATCTCCGCAGACCGAATTGCAATTCCAGCACTTCTCGCAACAGCGGCTGTGCATCACCACCTGATCCGCAAAGAACTGCGCACGGCAGTCGGTCTTGTGGTGGAAACAGGGGAAGCGCGCGAAGTCCATCACTTTGCCTGCCTCGCAGGCTTTGGTGCCGAGGCTGTGAACCCCTATCTTGCTTTTGAAACGCTTATTGATGCCAAAGACCGCCTATCAGCGGACCTTGATGCAACAGAAATCACGAGCCGATACATCAAGGCGGTGAACAAGGGCCTCCTTAAGGTCATGTCCAAAATGGGCATCTCCACATACCAGTCTTATTGCGGCGCGCAGATATTCGACGCGGTGGGGCTCAGAACTGAGTTTGTGAAGAAGTATTTCACCGGCACATCAACCACTATTGAAGGGGTTGGTCTGGCAGAAGTCGCAGAAGAAACCGTACGTCGTCACCGTGACGCCTTCGGGAACGTACCTGTTCTCGAAGACGCTCTGGCAGTTGGCGGCGACTATGCCTACCGCGTCCGCGGCGAAGAGCATGTCTGGACGCCAGACTCAATTCGCGACCTCCAGCACGCTGTCCGCGGCGACTCCAAGGAAGATTACCGGTCTTTCGCCAAAGCCGTGAATGTTCAGAACGAACATCTCTTCACCATTCGTGGCCTCTTTGACATCAAAAAGGCTGAAGATGATGGACGCAAGCCGGTTCCACTTGATGAAGTAGAAGACGCTAAGGAAATCGTGAAACGCTTCGCAACTGGCGCCATGTCCTTCGGTTCCATCAGCCGGGAAGCACACACCACACTCGCCGTTGCGATGAACCGCATTGGCGGTAAGTCCAACACTGGTGAGGGCGGCGAAGAAACAGATCGCTTCACACCAATGGCCAACGGCGACAGTATGCGCTCTGCGATCAAGCAGGTGGCCTCGGGACGTTTCGGTGTAACGGCGGAATATCTCGCCAACTCCGACATGATCCAGATTAAAATGGCTCAGGGCGCCAAGCCTGGTGAAGGTGGCCAGCTTCCAGGCCATAAGGTCGACGCTGTGATCGCCAAGGTGCGCCACTCAACACAAGGCGTTGGGTTGATTTCGCCCCCACCGCACCACGACATCTATTCCATTGAAGATCTGGCACAGCTGATCTTCGATCTGAAGAACGTGAACCCTGCTGCCGACATTAGCGTCAAGCTTGTGTCAGAAGTAGGCGTGGGCACGGTTGCTGCCGGTGTTTCCAAAGCACGCGCCGACCATGTCACAATCTCCGGCTATGAAGGCGGAACGGGTGCAAGCCCGCTTACCTCCATCAAACACGCTGGGAGCCCATGGGAAATTGGCCTCGCTGAAACCCATCAGACTCTCGTAATGAACCACTTGCGGGACCGGATCACGGTTCAGGCAGATGGTGGGTTGCGGACAGGACGTGATGTAGTTGTCGGCGCGCTATTGGGTGCCGATGAGTTCGGCTTCTCTACTGCCCCATTGATCGCAGCGGGCTGCTTGATGATGCGCAAGTGTCACCTCAACACCTGCCCTGTCGGCATTGCAACCCAGGATCCGGTTCTGCGGAAGCGGTTTGTGGGCGCACCAGAACATGTCATCAACTACTTCTTCTTCGTCGCAGAGGAAGTCCGCGAAATGATGGCGGAACTCGGCTACCGCACCTTCAACGAGATGGTCGGTCAGATGCAGATGCTGGATAAGCGCCGCATCGTGGACCACTGGAAGGCGAAGGGCCTCGATTTCTCTCGTCTCTTTGAGAAGCCAACCGCTGCAGAAGGTGTGGGCATCTATCAGACGAAGACACAGGATCACAATATTGACGAAATCCTGGACCGGAAGCTGATCGAGCTTGCCCAGCCTGCCATCAACGACGGCAAGGCAGTTTCGATTGATCTGCCAATCAAAAATACAGACCGCACAGCCGGTGCCATGCTCGGCGGCGAAATCGCCAAGATTCATGGGCACAAAGGTTTGGTCGATGATTTGGTCCACATCAAACTCAAAGGCACAGCTGGTCAAAGCTTCGGCGCCTGGGTCACCCGTGGTGTGACCATGGAGCTGGAAGGTGACGGCAACGACTATGTCGGTAAGGGCCTATCCGGCGGCCGGTTGATCGTCTACCCACCAAAAGAAGCACAAAAAATCGTGCCGGAAGAAAGCATCATTGTCGGTAACACCGTTCTTTACGGTGCGGTCGAAGGCGAATGCTATTTCCGCGGTGTGGCCGGCGAACGCTTCGCAGTCAGAAACTCTGGCGCCATTGCCGTTGTCGAAGGTGCAGGCGATCACTGTTGTGAATATATGACAGGCGGTGTTGTTGTCGTACTTGGCGAAACAGGTCGGAACTTCGCAGCTGGCATGTCTGGCGGGATCGCCTACGTCCTGGACGAAGATGGCCAGTTTGAGCGTCGCTGCAACATGGCCATGGTCGATCTTGAGCCCGTTCTCGCGGAAGAAGAGGTCAATCAGGACCGTCACCACCAAGGGGGCGATCTGGAAACCCATGGCCGCGTCGATGTCATGTCAGACATGACCCGTTTCGATGGGGAACGTCTACGCCAGCTGATCGAAAATCATGCGCACTACACAAACTCGTCACGTGCGCAGACGATCCTGGAAAATTGGGAAGACTATCTGCCGAAATTCAGAAAGGTCATGCCGGTTGAGTATCGCCGCGCCCTTCAGGAACTGGCAGCACAGCGGGCAGAACAGCCTCAGCTCGCAGTGGCAGGAGAATAA
- the patA gene encoding peptidoglycan O-acetyltransferase, translating into MLFPTFEFGIFFLIVFVVSWELRRTADLRKLFLLAASYTFYGWWDWRFVGLLVVSSLANYLFGRALGALERDGLRRTIVGLAVIANLGVLGFFKYYGFFLESLDDILITLGLQRDLPFLQVILPVGVSFFTFQGISYIVDVYRRDVAAQRSVVDVCLYISFFPQLVAGPIVRAAHFLPQLEEKPTLTPAMVGLGITLILSGLIKKMVIANYLATELVDPVFFDPSVLGAVDLLIGVYGYAIQIYCDFSGYSDIAIGVAALLGYKFNANFNQPYRSASLQEFWRRWHISLSSWLRDYLYIPLGGSRKGEWGTYRNLFLTMFLGGLWHGAAWTFVFWGTFHGAMLGIERYVRRRFASLAPPVDGEPQAVSRISDAASWVVGVIFTFHMVCFAWIFFRAESFGLAFDYLVGFGDWSTPVQHATPFLALLIAGALAFHFTPPSLGRWIGEGMKWLPSPALGPAFGAAIFFIWAVAPEGVAPFIYFQF; encoded by the coding sequence ATGCTTTTTCCGACTTTCGAATTCGGTATTTTCTTTCTGATCGTGTTCGTTGTCAGCTGGGAGCTGCGACGGACCGCGGACCTGCGCAAACTTTTTCTCCTCGCCGCCTCCTACACTTTCTATGGCTGGTGGGATTGGCGCTTTGTTGGTCTTTTGGTTGTTTCGTCGCTCGCGAATTATCTCTTTGGACGCGCCTTGGGTGCTTTGGAGCGGGATGGGCTACGCCGCACCATTGTTGGCCTGGCGGTAATTGCCAATTTGGGCGTTCTCGGCTTCTTTAAGTATTACGGCTTCTTTCTGGAGAGTCTCGACGACATTCTCATCACGTTGGGGTTGCAACGCGACCTTCCGTTCCTGCAGGTCATCCTGCCGGTGGGCGTGTCTTTCTTCACCTTCCAAGGCATCTCCTACATTGTTGATGTGTATCGGCGTGATGTCGCTGCCCAGCGATCGGTGGTGGATGTATGCCTCTACATCTCCTTCTTCCCGCAATTAGTGGCCGGTCCGATTGTTCGGGCTGCGCATTTCCTGCCGCAGCTTGAAGAAAAACCGACCCTCACGCCTGCCATGGTGGGGCTTGGCATCACTCTTATTCTTTCTGGCTTGATCAAGAAGATGGTGATTGCCAATTACCTCGCGACCGAACTCGTCGACCCGGTCTTCTTTGATCCCAGTGTATTGGGCGCCGTGGATCTGCTGATAGGCGTCTACGGGTATGCGATCCAGATCTATTGCGATTTCTCCGGGTATAGCGATATCGCCATCGGTGTGGCGGCGCTGCTTGGCTACAAGTTCAACGCGAACTTCAACCAGCCCTATCGCTCCGCCTCACTGCAGGAATTCTGGCGACGCTGGCACATTTCCCTTTCAAGCTGGCTTCGCGACTATCTCTACATTCCTTTGGGTGGCAGTCGGAAGGGAGAGTGGGGCACATATCGGAACCTTTTCCTCACCATGTTCCTTGGTGGGCTGTGGCACGGCGCGGCCTGGACCTTTGTGTTTTGGGGAACCTTTCATGGTGCGATGTTGGGAATTGAGCGCTATGTCCGTAGACGTTTCGCCTCGTTGGCGCCGCCAGTAGACGGGGAGCCTCAGGCGGTCTCGCGGATATCTGATGCAGCGAGCTGGGTTGTGGGCGTCATCTTCACCTTCCACATGGTCTGCTTTGCCTGGATTTTCTTCCGCGCGGAAAGCTTTGGGCTCGCCTTTGACTATCTTGTGGGTTTTGGTGATTGGAGCACGCCTGTTCAGCACGCAACGCCGTTCCTCGCCTTGTTGATCGCGGGCGCGCTCGCCTTCCACTTCACGCCACCATCGTTAGGGCGCTGGATTGGAGAGGGCATGAAATGGCTTCCCTCGCCGGCTCTTGGCCCGGCTTTTGGTGCGGCTATCTTCTTCATCTGGGCAGTGGCGCCCGAGGGCGTTGCGCCCTTCATCTATTTCCAGTTTTAG
- a CDS encoding hypothetical protein (protein of unknown function (DUF459)), with protein sequence MLSYNGTGWPSVFVRDGALRAQGIEFKWFFRFALALFVVLAAALWAWPSRAEPGGFGTVSAPIPMPRPATARSAALTPVVPAPNAPVSIMPPITSPGDRGAPPLLDRIMNVVILGDSLGDGLWAGLYRELKSDPRFNIIKRSKVSTGFVRKDYFDWNAEVEKVLAEEQVDIAVVMIGTNDRQVLVDDQGRRHRLRAPGWEAAYKERVDRFTESLTERGVLVYWVGLPVMRSPRFGGDMRYFNTIYEERAAANGIPFIPTWNDLANASGAYQAYGPDTNGRRRLLRADDGIHFTLAGYRVLASVVADDLVRDRNAGILPGEAAPVQRSAVQAEDPSALAEVAPTSTPASATPPAEASPLVASSVEKQPSDMPELRPGRADDWRWPRL encoded by the coding sequence ATGCTGTCTTATAATGGGACAGGCTGGCCGAGTGTTTTTGTGAGGGATGGGGCGTTGCGCGCGCAAGGTATTGAATTTAAGTGGTTTTTCCGGTTTGCACTGGCGCTTTTTGTGGTTTTGGCGGCAGCACTCTGGGCGTGGCCTTCACGGGCTGAGCCGGGTGGATTTGGGACAGTTTCTGCGCCTATCCCGATGCCGCGCCCTGCGACGGCTCGCAGTGCGGCGCTGACTCCGGTTGTTCCGGCGCCCAATGCACCGGTGTCCATCATGCCACCCATCACCTCGCCGGGCGACCGGGGGGCACCGCCGCTTCTTGATCGGATCATGAATGTCGTGATTTTGGGGGATTCGCTCGGCGATGGACTCTGGGCCGGTCTTTACCGTGAGCTGAAATCGGATCCCCGGTTCAACATTATCAAGCGTTCCAAAGTGTCGACGGGTTTTGTCCGAAAAGATTATTTCGACTGGAATGCCGAAGTCGAAAAAGTACTGGCCGAAGAGCAGGTCGATATTGCTGTTGTGATGATCGGAACTAACGATCGACAGGTTTTGGTTGATGATCAGGGACGCCGCCACCGGCTGCGCGCGCCAGGCTGGGAAGCGGCCTATAAAGAGCGCGTTGATCGGTTCACTGAGTCACTGACAGAACGCGGCGTGCTGGTCTATTGGGTAGGCCTGCCGGTGATGCGCAGTCCGCGTTTTGGCGGCGATATGCGCTATTTCAATACCATTTACGAAGAACGTGCTGCAGCCAACGGTATTCCCTTTATCCCGACGTGGAACGATCTTGCCAATGCGTCAGGTGCCTATCAGGCTTATGGACCTGATACGAATGGTCGGCGCAGGTTGCTGCGGGCCGATGATGGCATTCATTTTACGCTCGCCGGATACAGGGTTTTGGCGTCGGTGGTTGCCGATGATCTCGTGCGGGATAGAAATGCGGGCATTCTCCCCGGAGAGGCAGCGCCTGTGCAGCGCTCAGCGGTGCAGGCTGAGGATCCATCTGCACTCGCTGAGGTGGCGCCGACGTCCACGCCGGCAAGCGCCACGCCTCCTGCTGAGGCTTCCCCATTGGTTGCTTCTTCAGTCGAGAAGCAGCCAAGCGATATGCCCGAGCTTCGTCCCGGGCGAGCGGATGACTGGCGTTGGCCCAGACTCTGA
- the gltD gene encoding glutamate synthase [NADPH] small chain — protein sequence MGKVTGFLEIDRRDRTTRPAADRVREFKEFVIPLGQEGTKEQAARCMDCGIPFCHNGCPVNNQIPDWNDLVYRDEWQTALKNLHSTNNFPEFTGRICPAPCEASCTLNLIDEPVTIKTIECAIVDRGWEEGWITPQLAERKLGKKVAVIGAGPAGMACAQQLARTGYDVHLYEKHAKAGGLLRYGIPDFKMEKHHIDKRVEQMEGEGVTFHYDSNVGVNVSSKDLMDEYDAVVVSGGAEHPRDLPIEGRDLAGVHYAMDFLPQQNRRVGGEALGTVEPIMASGKHVIVIGGGDTGSDCIGTSVRHGALSVTQLEIMPMPPEKEDKLMTWPDWPLKMRTSTSHEEGAEREFAVMTQKFTGPDGNVEKLHCVRVDEKMQPIAGTEFELKADLVLLAMGFVHPIHEGLLTELALELDGRGNVAADTSTYQSSNEKVFACGDMRRGQSLVVWAIREGRQAAREVDVFLTGSSDLPR from the coding sequence ATGGGTAAAGTAACTGGCTTCCTTGAAATTGACCGTCGCGACCGGACCACACGTCCAGCCGCTGACCGCGTTCGTGAATTCAAAGAGTTTGTCATTCCGTTGGGCCAGGAAGGCACAAAGGAACAGGCGGCCCGCTGCATGGATTGCGGCATCCCGTTTTGTCACAATGGCTGCCCGGTCAACAATCAGATCCCTGATTGGAATGACCTGGTTTACCGCGACGAATGGCAGACGGCACTGAAGAACCTGCACTCAACCAATAATTTCCCTGAGTTCACTGGTCGGATCTGCCCTGCGCCCTGCGAGGCATCCTGCACCCTGAACCTGATCGACGAACCGGTCACGATCAAGACGATCGAATGTGCCATCGTGGACAGAGGCTGGGAAGAAGGCTGGATCACACCTCAGCTGGCAGAACGCAAGCTCGGCAAGAAGGTTGCTGTCATCGGCGCAGGCCCTGCAGGCATGGCCTGTGCTCAGCAATTGGCACGCACAGGGTACGACGTTCACCTTTATGAGAAGCACGCAAAGGCCGGTGGCCTGCTTCGCTATGGCATTCCAGATTTCAAAATGGAAAAGCACCATATCGACAAGCGTGTGGAGCAGATGGAAGGCGAAGGCGTGACCTTCCACTACGACTCGAATGTGGGCGTCAATGTTTCCTCCAAAGACCTCATGGACGAGTACGACGCCGTTGTTGTCTCCGGCGGCGCAGAGCACCCCCGTGACCTTCCTATTGAAGGCCGCGACCTGGCCGGTGTTCACTATGCCATGGACTTCCTGCCACAGCAGAACCGTCGTGTAGGCGGTGAAGCACTCGGGACAGTCGAACCGATCATGGCAAGCGGCAAACATGTGATTGTGATCGGTGGCGGCGATACAGGCTCTGACTGCATCGGCACATCCGTTCGTCATGGCGCACTTTCAGTGACACAGCTGGAAATCATGCCCATGCCGCCGGAAAAAGAAGACAAGCTCATGACCTGGCCTGATTGGCCACTGAAGATGCGCACCTCAACAAGTCACGAGGAAGGCGCTGAGCGTGAATTTGCTGTGATGACCCAGAAGTTCACCGGCCCGGACGGCAATGTGGAGAAGCTCCACTGCGTCCGCGTAGACGAGAAGATGCAGCCTATTGCTGGCACTGAGTTTGAATTGAAAGCAGATCTGGTGCTGCTCGCCATGGGCTTTGTCCATCCAATACATGAGGGCTTGCTCACAGAGCTTGCCCTTGAACTGGATGGGCGAGGCAATGTTGCAGCCGACACCAGCACCTATCAGTCCAGCAACGAAAAAGTCTTCGCGTGTGGCGATATGCGTCGCGGACAATCGCTGGTTGTCTGGGCAATCCGCGAAGGCCGCCAGGCGGCCCGCGAAGTAGACGTTTTCCTCACAGGCTCAAGCGACCTGCCGAGATAA